The following proteins are co-located in the Polystyrenella longa genome:
- a CDS encoding GNAT family N-acetyltransferase produces MTNMFTIRREQPGDEAFISSLIEGAFRDHPHSDQTEHLIVQRLRESNSLSLSLVAEREHQLIGHIAFSPVKINDELCDWYGLGPVAVSPAYQRKGVGSELIRVGLATLQSELQAKGCVLLGDPEYYRRFGFSHSTMLQVPGFPQEYFMTISFKEGTPNGEVEYNPAYFGD; encoded by the coding sequence ATGACGAACATGTTCACGATCCGCCGCGAGCAACCGGGCGACGAAGCATTTATCAGCTCTCTCATAGAAGGCGCCTTCCGCGACCACCCGCATAGTGACCAGACAGAACACCTGATTGTGCAACGACTGCGGGAGAGCAACTCGCTCAGTTTGTCACTCGTCGCGGAACGCGAGCACCAGTTGATCGGGCATATCGCGTTCTCGCCAGTCAAAATCAACGACGAACTTTGTGATTGGTACGGTCTCGGGCCGGTCGCTGTATCGCCCGCTTATCAACGGAAAGGTGTTGGATCTGAATTGATTCGAGTGGGACTGGCAACACTTCAATCAGAACTTCAGGCGAAGGGATGTGTCTTGCTGGGCGACCCGGAATACTATCGCCGTTTTGGTTTCTCGCATTCAACGATGTTGCAAGTGCCGGGATTTCCACAGGAGTACTTCATGACGATCTCCTTTAAAGAAGGAACGCCTAACGGTGAAGTAGAATATAACCCTGCATACTTCGGTGACTAA